A segment of the Lolium perenne isolate Kyuss_39 chromosome 3, Kyuss_2.0, whole genome shotgun sequence genome:
ATGTGTTGGAAACATGTTCTGTAGGACACTCCTAAGGATGCTGAATTTCTGAACACACCACTTGTCAACTTCGAGTATATGGAAGCTTGCTTTGCCGATAAGCTAGCAACAGGAAAGTTTGCAATGGGGTCAAATGAGCCTTTGGGGAAACCCGTTGAGGTAGAGTGTCCAGAGAATACTATTGATTTGGAGGGCCAAGACACAAGTGGTGAAGGTTTTGTGGGAGGTCAAGCCAACTTTCAATCTGGTGTTCAAGGCGTTGGGACAACTACTCCTTCACCACCTTCGAGCTCAaataagaagaggaagaggacctCTGTTTTGTGTGAGGAAGATAAAATTCAGGTAAACAACATGTCTGATGCATTGCGTCATGTGGCTGTGGCTATCAATAACACATGCCATACCGAAACACATCCAGATCTGTATCAGGCTGTTATGGACCTTACTGGTTGTGATATGGATCAAAAGTTGGCTGTTCTGGATTATTTGACGGAGCATAAGGGTCAAGGTCTTAATTTCGTCAAGATGGAAGCTGAAGTTCGTCAAGCTGCGTTCAAGCGTATCATAGCCAAAAATCCCGATCTTGTTTGACTTGATGTTCATGCGACTAGAAAAACTATCTATGCTGTAATGGTAATTATAACTTATGGATATCTATTTTATGCAATATGGATCAGTAGGTAGCATGTATGCATGCAGACTTGGTGATATAAAGTTATTTTGGAACATCGGCGTATTTTAAATCTTGCAATATGTGTTCAAATATTATTTATGATGTTGTTTTTCAAATATTCTACTTAAATGTTTCATAAATTTGATGTCTTTGCTGAAATGTTTCATAAATTGTCATGGCgtttgtcaagatggagacataaTCAGACACAGTCTACCAAACAAACAAATCTCAGCTCAGCCTAGTTACATAGCCACACTCTACCAAACAACATCTCACCTCAGCTTGGTTGAACAGACACAGGCTACCAAACACAGTATCAATATCTCTGCTCAGCCAAGCTAAGGTGAGCTTGTATGAGGAGAGATATGGCTGGCAAGGTGAGTcagtctaccaaacacaccctaagtgtAGGGCCCATGGGCCATAGGCTGGACGCTTAAATACCTAACATGAAATGCAATGGCCTCACAGAGTCGACGCTCATTTCCTGCTAAAAAAGTAGCACAGTATATCTGATGCGTTTTTCCGTTGCATTGAGCGTTCATTTCGCTAATAACTAGGAAAGGAGAAATTGCATGGCCATAGTTAGGTATTGAGTATTTTTTTCATCGATTAGGAAAAATAGAAGAGTTTATTTTTTCATCCACTAGACGCAAGACACGACATTATTTGACAACTTCCGATACGAGCGAGTCAGGGACTACAAATCACCGACCCTTTCATGGACGCGACACGAGACGAGAAGCGGAGTCGCCAAGCTGAGACGGAGTAGACATGATATTAGAATAAATATTTAATAAATCATGCTTAAATTACTTAATAGCAATATTGATTTTATATGTACTTTAGGTGCTTAGTTGTGAAATTCCGTACACATGTAcaattttcatttttcattttagtAAAGGGCCTCGATTAAAATTTCGCCCTAGGCCCCCAAAATATTAGGACTGGCCCTGGCACTATCATATTGTGTATCTTTGCTAAGTATAACAAAAATAGATTAGATCTGCAAAAAGTTAAAAGGTTTAATATAAATaaatggttgttgtttattttagCGGCCCACTATTTTTAATAGGCTGAAACTGTTGCCAATACGGCTTGAGTTAAAGCTGGAAGGTTAGGGCCATTTTGTTTGAGCTTATTTGAGCTTTCCACGAAAATAAGCGAACAAAACGAGCCAAAGAGGCTGCGTTGGCTGCAGGCTTTTCCCAAGCCAACTCAACGCATAGGCAGGCCGAGCGAAGCACCTCCGGAGGTGCTTCCCGAGCTTTTGTTATTTGAGCCGAAGAGGTATAAGAGATTGTCCCTATTTTTCTACATATTACAAGTCATCTGCCACCGCAGCCGGCTCGTGCGACAGCGTCCGTGCGTGACCGCTGTGCTGAGTTTTTTTTCAGGTACGCTGTGCTAAGTTTTAATCTCCTCTCGAACGCACTCATTAATTTCGTATTATTAAATGATGATTGTACAAGCACTTTCCATTCTTTATTAATCAAAACAGTAATAAGACCTCCTCCTCGTCGTACATGCATGACCGCCTGTTCTCGGTTTTTTAATGTTTTCAACCTCAACGCATGCACTAATCAAACACAAACGCTTGTACAgtatcactacaggaatgggagaagacgccgacggccaaactgtacgccgacggccaaatgtcggggccatcggcgtacggcctcgccggggcagctcaggaagccgaccgtcggcgtacacttaccgtcggcgtagaggtggctacgccgagggcagccgtcggcgtcaacctggccctcggcgtagcaccggCATCGCCCCTGCCCCAGCCCGCGCCATCACCGCCCGCTCACGGCGTCAGCCAGACGCCGAGggctaccctcggcatagggcatggcccccctatgccaacggccaccctcggcatatagggtttttttttatttttttcttttttttctctctcatattactttatattatgtttctattatttatttactagtatgaattatgtaaaaatggttctattttttaagaattcgtagatggcatatgtaggtcacatgagtgacgctcttcgcagacgggtcaaccggagccactaggcccaacttctgctatcgatgtacatatgtcctaaaacatTTAGGAAATattccattgctaaccctaactccaacccccccccccccccccaggtgtgtccggcttctcggacagggggttcctacacttaggcagattctgcatgtataggggggaactccctcggaggtgaaccggagagaaacttgagatcatatgggatgatccttgtttccacatgtacctatgacctaaccaagctcaaatggaggcatatgcccaccgggggacccccgatgggatgcagtcaaaggggtagaccgcgcggtcaacagaactagggtttcatcagaaatcgagcctcggagggggtgaatggccccaaaacttgtgtgtgtccacatggcatgcacaaaagtgatacatttaagaacttaagacctagacacgatacaaaacacttaaataactagacccacacacataccaaagcgcttaaagaactagacccacacacgaaccgaaacactaaaagaactacacccacacgcgaactacacccacacacgaacaaagcacttaacactgggtcgacgcatgacccgctagacacacggactcgacacacacacatattaatcagaagtcaaaatcttcgtcctcgctgggggtgtcctctgaagcggtacttgagaggttccacaaccaccgttcatcatcctccccccacgtcgacgcctctcctttggcgtactctgcttcatattcggccctcctctgccgctttcccgccctcctctcc
Coding sequences within it:
- the LOC127345963 gene encoding uncharacterized protein gives rise to the protein MAESVEEVPDVGAKAKKTVKVMTWTPPMSACMMRCLAGIAAKGVKTDKGFKEIHITQAAKALTKLVGYEVTTTQVTNHLRKWKIRYQRIEKLRVLSGALWDDDKKMILLDEQHYLGHTQDTPKDAEFLNTPLVNFEYMEACFADKLATGKFAMGSNEPLGKPVEVECPENTIDLEGQDTSGEGFVGGQANFQSGVQGVGTTTPSPPSSSNKKRKRTSVLCEEDKIQVNNMSDALRHVAVAINNTCHTETHPDLYQAVMDLTGCDMDQKLAVLDYLTEHKGQGLNFVKMEAEVRQAAFKRIIAKNPDLV